The following are encoded in a window of Castanea sativa cultivar Marrone di Chiusa Pesio chromosome 5, ASM4071231v1 genomic DNA:
- the LOC142633583 gene encoding transcriptional adapter ADA2b, with product MGRSRGNFHSPDEDPTQRSRRKKNANSGENSESAAAGQGTSEGKRALYHCNYCNKDITGKIRIKCFNCPDFDLCIECFSVGAEVQPHKSNHPYRVMDNLSFPLICPDWNADDEILLLEGIEMYGMGNWAEVAEHVGTKSKEQCIDHYTNKYKNSPYFPLPDMSHVVGKNRKELLAMAKGHSEDKKGFPLMGELNLKEESPFSPSRVKVEESHKGGSSSRLLSSLNAEVESGVRSSSSSSAATAANKKASNMTQVKDGPGVIKMEDHQAERSFGGKRPHSSGSEGPSLVELSGYNHKRQEFDPEYDNDAEQLLAEMEFKDTDSEDERELKLRVLRIYAKRLDERKRRKDFILERNLLYPNHFEKDLSPEERAICRRYDVFMRFHSKEEHEDLLQTVISEHRTLKRIQELKEARAAGCRTAAEADRYLEQKRKREAEESARRAKESAQVGPSSQAGPNPFMASDSGGKESNSRPAVQATSSSMNDLEITGLHGADLLSESEKRLCSEIRLPPALYLNMQEVMSIEIINGNVSKKADAHRLFKLETSKIDRVYDMLVKKGIAQP from the exons ATGGGTCGGTCTCGTGGGAATTTCCACTCTCCTGATGAGGACCCAACCCAAag ATCAAGGAGAAAAAAGAATGCTAACAGTGGTGAAAATTCAGAATCTGCAGCTGCAG GTCAAGGAACAAGTGAAGGGAAAAGGGCTTTATACCACTGTAATTATTGCAACAAAGACATTACAGGGAAGATCCGTATCAAGTGTTTCAATTGCCCTGATTTTGACCTATGTATAGAGTGTTTTTCTGTTGGAGCTGAGGTGCAACCGCATAAGAGCAATCACCCTTACAGGGTTATG GACAATTTATCCTTCCCTCTTATTTGCCCTGATTGGAATGCAGATGATGAAATACTGCTTCTAGAG ggtattgaaatgtatggcaTGGGTAACTGGGCAGAAGTTGCTGAGCATGTGGGGACTAAGAGTAAAGAACAATGTATAGATCACTATACCAACAAATATAAGAACTCCCCATACTTCCCTCTTCCG GACATGTCTCACGTTGTTGGAAAAAATAGAAAGGAGCTTCTTGCTATGGCTAAAGGACATAGTGAGGACAAGAAAG GATTTCCTTTGATGGGGGAGCTTAATTTGAAGGAAGAATCTCCATTTTCTCCCTCAAGAGTCAA AGTTGAAGAGTCACATAAAGGTGGTTCCTCTAGCCGCTTATTGTCAAGTTTAAATGCTG AAGTGGAATCTGGGGTCCGTTCTAGTAGCTCAAGTTCGGCTGCAACAGCTGCTAACAAGAAGGCATCTAACATGACCCAAGTTAAGGATGGCCCTGGTGTCATTAAAATGGAAG ATCATCAAGCAGAAAGGAGCTTTGGGGGGAAGAGACCGCACTCTTCAGGGAGCGAGGGACCTTCTTTAGTTGAGTTGAGTGGTTATAACCATAAAAGACAGGAGTTTGATCCTGAATATGACAATGATGCTGAGCAGTTATTGGCTGAGATGGAATTTAAGGACACAGACAGTGAGGATGAACGTGAGCTGAAGTTGCGAGTGCTGCGTATCTATGCAAAGAG GCTTGATGAGAGGAAGCGTAGGAAGGATTTCATACTGGAAAGAAATTTGCTATATCCAAATCATTTTGAGAAGGATTTATCGCCTGAAGAGAGGGCAATCTGTCGGCGATATGATGTCTTCATGCGCTTTCATTCCAAGGAAGAGCATGAGGATTTGCTTCAGACTGTTATTTCAGAGCATCGGACCCTGAAAAGAATTCAAGAACTTAAG GAAGCCCGAGCTGCTGGTTGCCGCACTGCAGCTGAGGCTGATAGATACCTTGaacagaaaaggaaaagggaagcTGAAGAAAGTGCTCGTAGAGCAAAGGAAAGTGCTCAAGTTGGTCCAAGCAGTCAGGCTGGTCCAAATCCATTCATGGCTTCAGATTCTGGTGGCAAGGAGTCGAATTCACGACCAGCGGTACAGGCAACTTCAAGCTCCATGAATGATTTGGAGATAACAGGCCTTCATGGGGCAGATTTATTGTCTGAAAGT GAGAAACGACTCTGCAGTGAGATTCGGCTACCCCCAGCTCTTTATCTCAACATGCAAGAGGTTATGTCAATTGAAATTATCAATGGAAATGTCTCTAAGAAAGCCGATGCCCATCGCTTGTTCAAGCTTGAAACAAGCAAAATTGACAGGGTTTATGACATGCTTGTGAAAAAGGGGATTGCTCAACCATGA